A stretch of the Panicum virgatum strain AP13 chromosome 9N, P.virgatum_v5, whole genome shotgun sequence genome encodes the following:
- the LOC120688107 gene encoding NAC domain-containing protein 71-like has translation MGTMTLPPGFRFHPTDDELVGYYLKRKVDNLKIELEVIPVIDLYKSEPWELPEKSFLPKRDLEWFFFCPRDRKYPNGSRTNRATATGYWKATGKDRRIACDAGVYGLRKTLVFYRGRAPGGERTDWVMHEYRLCQDLAHGACNFIGAYALCRVIKRHEAGLLQGEPAARAKGASNAAGGRAQMSKVSSTSSLVSSEQLSAFTPTNSSPPPTLDMSRGMCATAESGSTFQSPLAYGGDATATATTGLPSSPLPPPLFVPSGRSSPPHDTFFIGGDDMGIGAAEHELRWDSFAYPSTFSNGAEMWNATASPLLCRQASDGGVDDLAALFFSEDNRIVF, from the exons ATGGGCACCATGACCTTGCCGCCCGGGTTCCGCTTCCACCCCACCGACGACGAGCTCGTCGGCTACTACCTCAAGCGCAAGGTCGACAACCTCAAGATCGAGCTCGAGGTCATCCCCGTCATCGATCTCTACAAGTCCGAGCCGTGGGAACTGCCAG AGAAGTCGTTCCTTCCGAAGCGCGACCTGGAGTGGTTCTTCTTCTGCCCGCGCGACCGCAAGTACCCCAACGGGTCGCGCACCAACCGCGCCACGGCCACGGGGTACTGGAAGGCCACCGGCAAGGACCGCCGCATCGCCTGCGACGCCGGCGTCTACGGCCTCCGCAAGACGCTCGTCTTCTACCGCGGCCGCGCCCCCGGCGGCGAGCGCACCGACTGGGTCATGCACGAGTACCGCCTCTGCCAGGACCTCGCGCACGGCGCCTGCAACTTCATC GGGGCTTACGCGCTGTGTCGCGTGATCAAAAGACACGAGGCCGGGCTGCTGCAGGGCGAGCCGGCAGCGAGGGCGAAAGGAGCCAGCAACGCGGCCGGCGGGAGAGCGCAGATGAGCAAGGTCTCCAGCACCTCGTCCCTCGTCAGCAGCGAGCAGCTCAGCGCGTTCACGCCCACCAATTCCAGCCCGCCTCCTACTCTGGACATGAGCAGGGGAATGTGCGCCACGGCTGAATCCGGCAGCACGTTCCAG AGTCCACTCGCGTACGGCGGagacgcgacggcgacggccaccACCGGGCTGCCGTCGAGCCCGCTGCCCCCGCCCCTGTTCGTGCCCAGCGGCCGCTCGTCCCCGCCGCACGACACGTTCTTCATCGGCGGCGACGACATGGGGATCGGCGCCGCGGAGCACGAGCTGAGATGGGACAGCTTCGCCTACCCGAGCACGTTCTCGAATG GTGCCGAGATGTGGAACGCGACGGCGAGCCCGTTGCTGTGCCGGCaagcgagcgacggcggcgtcgacgacctGGCGGCGCTCTTCTTCTCGGAGGACAACAGGATCGTGTTCTGA